From a region of the Halorubrum sp. BV1 genome:
- the mce gene encoding methylmalonyl-CoA epimerase — MRFDHVGVATRDAADLADLFDGLFDAPIAHEEAFDGMSIVFLELDDGGYFELLEPAEDGTIADYLEREGPGIHHVGLATDDLSAALDRARTLGVDLIDEEPRPGAWGHEVAFLHPQSTGGVLVEFVEH; from the coding sequence ATGCGCTTCGATCACGTCGGGGTCGCCACGCGCGACGCGGCCGACCTCGCCGACCTGTTCGACGGACTGTTCGACGCCCCGATCGCTCACGAGGAAGCGTTCGACGGGATGTCCATCGTCTTCCTCGAACTCGACGACGGTGGCTATTTCGAGCTGTTGGAGCCGGCCGAAGACGGGACGATAGCCGACTACTTGGAGCGCGAGGGTCCGGGGATCCACCACGTCGGGCTCGCGACGGACGACCTCTCGGCGGCGCTCGACCGCGCCCGTACCCTCGGCGTCGATCTCATCGACGAGGAACCGCGACCGGGCGCGTGGGGCCACGAGGTCGCCTTCTTGCACCCGCAGTCAACGGGCGGCGTGCTCGTGGAGTTCGTCGAGCACTGA
- a CDS encoding formate/nitrite transporter family protein, with translation MSDSPADPETEQMTSRNILGSLLDSGLHEMNRERSGLLLSGVSAGLDIGFGPLMMAVVLTLSPGGFGDLTTELLLASVYSIGFMFVILGRSELFTEHTTLAVIPVLDGQASLRQLGRLWGLVYVGNLVGGLLFTLLVTLLMPELGVVSPGSFETIALKLVDHDLPWLFIGGVFAGWLMGLLAWLVTAAQDTTARLLLVLIVTGTIGLLHLPHSIAGNVEVLFGLLVSDAITLTEYAGFLSLATLGNAFGGAVFVALLKYGHVVRGAN, from the coding sequence GTGAGCGACTCACCAGCAGACCCAGAGACGGAGCAGATGACGTCGCGGAACATCCTCGGCTCGCTGCTCGACAGCGGGCTTCATGAGATGAATCGAGAGCGGTCCGGACTGCTGCTCTCGGGGGTGTCGGCCGGTCTCGACATCGGGTTCGGCCCGCTGATGATGGCGGTGGTTCTAACGCTCTCACCCGGTGGGTTCGGCGATCTAACGACCGAACTCTTGCTCGCCAGCGTCTACTCGATCGGATTCATGTTCGTCATCTTAGGCCGCTCGGAGCTGTTCACAGAGCACACGACGCTGGCCGTGATCCCGGTCCTCGACGGTCAAGCCTCCCTCCGGCAGTTAGGGCGGCTCTGGGGACTGGTGTACGTCGGAAACCTCGTCGGCGGACTCCTGTTCACGCTGCTCGTGACGCTTTTGATGCCGGAACTCGGCGTCGTCTCGCCCGGATCCTTCGAGACGATCGCGTTGAAGCTCGTCGACCACGACCTCCCGTGGCTGTTCATCGGCGGCGTCTTCGCCGGGTGGTTGATGGGACTGCTGGCGTGGCTCGTGACGGCGGCCCAAGACACGACCGCTCGGCTCCTCCTCGTGCTGATCGTTACCGGGACGATCGGCCTCCTCCACCTCCCGCACTCGATCGCGGGCAACGTCGAGGTGCTGTTCGGACTGCTCGTCTCGGACGCGATCACGCTGACGGAGTACGCTGGGTTCCTGAGTCTGGCGACGCTCGGCAACGCCTTCGGCGGCGCGGTGTTCGTTGCGCTGTTGAAATACGGCCACGTCGTTCGCGGCGCGAACTGA
- a CDS encoding inorganic phosphate transporter: MQVGTALVVGVAIACFVAYNIGGATTGPAFGPAVGAEAISKTGAAALMSVCFALGAWTLGRRVVTTLGTSLVRDPSVFTLPTSVGVLAFIGGALLVGNLSGAPASTSMTAVGAIAGLGLAAGELNWTVFAEIAVWWVVSPVAGFWISLVIGRYLYPYVVRRISIDRSEGPLLGIDRSGSVPRLALAPDSTRRELAGTLVVVGIGCLMAFSSGASNIANAIAPLVGSDRLGMDLGILVGSAAVSVGAFTIARRTMETLGNDIADLPLTAAIVVAVVSSGLVVLLSAIGVPASFVIISTLSIAGLGWGRASRSFTVEEAIRGDGTDGVSVDALAPSGEDPTIAESDRTASADASAATDERPVRDGSLFDPETTIRVVAMQHVVPMLATAGSYATFRLLLAA, translated from the coding sequence ATGCAGGTCGGCACAGCGCTTGTCGTGGGCGTCGCCATCGCTTGCTTCGTCGCATACAACATCGGCGGAGCGACGACGGGGCCGGCGTTCGGGCCGGCAGTCGGCGCGGAAGCGATCTCGAAGACCGGCGCGGCAGCGCTCATGTCCGTCTGTTTCGCGCTTGGGGCGTGGACGCTCGGTCGACGCGTCGTGACAACGCTCGGGACGAGCCTCGTCCGCGATCCGAGCGTGTTCACGCTGCCGACGAGCGTCGGCGTCCTCGCGTTCATCGGCGGAGCGCTGCTCGTCGGCAATCTCTCGGGTGCGCCCGCGTCGACCTCGATGACGGCAGTCGGTGCGATCGCCGGACTCGGACTTGCGGCCGGCGAGCTGAACTGGACCGTGTTCGCCGAGATCGCCGTGTGGTGGGTCGTCTCGCCCGTTGCCGGTTTCTGGATATCCCTCGTTATCGGACGATATCTCTACCCGTACGTCGTCCGGAGGATCTCGATCGACCGGTCCGAGGGGCCGCTACTCGGTATCGATCGCTCCGGCTCGGTGCCACGATTGGCGCTCGCGCCCGACTCGACGCGGCGAGAGCTGGCGGGAACGCTGGTCGTCGTCGGGATCGGCTGTCTGATGGCGTTTAGCTCCGGCGCAAGCAACATCGCAAACGCGATCGCCCCGCTGGTGGGCAGCGATCGGTTGGGGATGGACCTCGGGATCCTCGTCGGCTCGGCCGCCGTGTCGGTCGGCGCGTTCACCATCGCCCGGCGCACGATGGAGACGCTTGGAAACGACATCGCGGATCTCCCGTTGACCGCGGCGATCGTCGTCGCGGTCGTGAGCTCCGGGCTCGTTGTGCTCCTGTCAGCGATCGGGGTCCCGGCGTCGTTCGTGATCATCTCGACGCTGTCCATCGCCGGTCTCGGCTGGGGGCGCGCTTCCCGCTCGTTCACCGTCGAGGAGGCGATTCGCGGCGACGGAACCGACGGCGTCAGCGTCGACGCGCTTGCACCGAGCGGTGAGGATCCGACGATCGCAGAGTCGGACCGGACAGCTTCGGCCGACGCGTCGGCCGCCACCGACGAACGGCCGGTCCGAGACGGGTCACTGTTCGACCCCGAAACGACCATCCGCGTCGTCGCCATGCAACACGTCGTGCCGATGCTCGCGACGGCCGGTTCGTACGCGACGTTCCGGCTGCTGTTAGCCGCGTAG
- a CDS encoding methylmalonyl-CoA mutase yields MYDPDELDAIREAKQSWEDGTYGETVDRFGERKESFTTDTGGQEVDPLYTPADIPDHDYREDLGNPGEEPYTRGVYSTMHRGRLWTMRQYAGMGTATETNERFNYLIDQGSSGLSMAFDLPTQMGYDSDAAMAEGEVGRSGVAIDTLDDFETVFDGIPLDEVSTSMTINAPAGVLLAMYVAMGDKQGVPREQLRGTIQNDIMKEYIARNLYIYPPEHSMRLITDIFEFCAAETPSFNTISISGYHIREAGSTAAQEVAFTLGNGIEYVQAAIDAGLDVDDFAPQLSFFFNAHNNIFEEAAKFRAARRMWAQIMEERFGAENPKSKQLKFHTQTGGSTLTAQQIENNVVRVAYQALAAVLGGTQSLHTNGKDEALALPTEQSVRTALRTQQILAHESGAADTIDPLAGSYYVENLTDGIEEDAFEILDEVDRRGGMLEAVKSQWVQRQIQDVAFDRQEEIEEGERIIVGVNEYEVDEEPEMDLEEVDPEQEQAQRERLQEVKADRDGDAVEDALGSLREAAQGSENVMPHIVDAVKAYATVQEISDVLREEFGEYKPGR; encoded by the coding sequence ATGTACGATCCTGACGAACTGGACGCCATCCGGGAGGCCAAACAGTCCTGGGAAGACGGGACCTACGGCGAGACCGTCGACCGGTTCGGTGAGCGAAAGGAGTCGTTCACCACCGACACGGGCGGTCAGGAGGTCGATCCGCTGTATACGCCCGCCGACATCCCGGACCACGACTACCGGGAGGATCTCGGGAATCCGGGCGAGGAGCCATACACGCGCGGCGTCTACTCGACGATGCACCGCGGGCGGCTCTGGACGATGCGCCAGTACGCCGGGATGGGAACCGCAACGGAGACGAACGAGCGGTTCAACTACCTCATCGATCAGGGGTCGTCGGGGCTCTCGATGGCGTTCGACCTCCCGACGCAGATGGGGTACGACTCCGACGCCGCGATGGCCGAGGGCGAGGTGGGACGCTCGGGCGTTGCCATCGACACCTTAGACGACTTCGAGACCGTCTTCGACGGGATCCCCTTAGACGAGGTGTCCACGTCGATGACGATCAACGCTCCGGCCGGAGTCCTCCTCGCGATGTACGTCGCGATGGGCGACAAGCAGGGCGTCCCGCGCGAACAGCTCCGCGGGACTATCCAGAACGACATCATGAAAGAGTACATCGCGCGGAACCTCTACATCTATCCGCCCGAGCACTCGATGCGGCTCATCACGGATATCTTCGAGTTCTGTGCCGCCGAGACGCCGAGTTTCAACACGATCTCCATCTCGGGATATCACATCCGCGAGGCGGGCTCGACCGCGGCCCAAGAGGTCGCGTTCACGCTCGGAAACGGCATCGAGTACGTGCAGGCCGCCATCGACGCCGGGCTCGACGTCGACGACTTCGCCCCGCAGCTCTCGTTCTTCTTTAACGCGCACAACAACATCTTCGAGGAGGCGGCGAAGTTCCGCGCCGCGCGCCGAATGTGGGCACAGATCATGGAAGAGCGATTCGGTGCTGAGAACCCAAAGTCCAAGCAGCTCAAGTTCCACACGCAGACCGGCGGCTCCACGCTGACCGCCCAGCAGATCGAGAACAACGTCGTCCGCGTCGCGTACCAGGCGCTCGCGGCGGTGCTCGGCGGCACTCAGAGCCTCCACACCAACGGCAAAGACGAGGCGCTCGCGCTCCCGACCGAGCAGTCGGTCCGCACCGCACTCCGAACCCAGCAGATCCTCGCACACGAGTCGGGCGCGGCGGACACGATAGACCCGCTCGCCGGGTCCTACTACGTCGAGAACCTCACCGACGGGATCGAAGAGGACGCCTTCGAGATACTGGACGAGGTCGACCGCCGCGGCGGTATGCTGGAGGCCGTCAAGAGTCAGTGGGTCCAACGCCAGATCCAAGACGTCGCCTTCGACCGGCAAGAAGAGATCGAGGAGGGCGAGCGGATCATCGTCGGCGTCAACGAGTACGAGGTCGACGAAGAGCCCGAGATGGACCTAGAGGAGGTCGATCCGGAACAGGAACAGGCACAGCGCGAGCGGCTTCAAGAAGTGAAAGCCGACCGCGACGGCGACGCCGTCGAGGACGCGCTCGGATCGCTGCGCGAGGCCGCGCAGGGGTCGGAGAACGTGATGCCGCACATCGTCGACGCGGTGAAGGCGTACGCGACGGTCCAAGAAATAAGCGACGTGCTCCGCGAGGAGTTCGGCGAGTACAAGCCGGGGCGGTAG
- a CDS encoding O-methyltransferase: protein MDARAGTIERFLAATAPAHTSIQEEMADLADDWGFPTIGPEAGAVLRLVARLTDAERVFEFGSGFGYSASWFLRGGADTVICTEFDEEEAKRGVQFAAEGGYADRLTFEVGDAMETIARYDGPFDIALIDHQKHRYADAYRAVLPKVRTGGVIVADNITRGPIEFADLVAHFEDGAPLPDPERDAETRGIGEYVGTVRSDDAVETAILPVGSGIAVSTKVR from the coding sequence ATGGACGCACGCGCCGGCACAATCGAGCGGTTCCTCGCCGCGACCGCACCCGCCCACACGTCGATACAGGAGGAGATGGCCGACCTCGCCGACGACTGGGGGTTTCCAACCATCGGGCCGGAAGCGGGGGCGGTGCTCCGGCTTGTCGCCCGGTTGACCGACGCCGAGCGCGTTTTCGAGTTTGGCTCCGGGTTCGGTTACTCCGCGAGTTGGTTCCTCCGCGGCGGCGCGGACACCGTGATCTGTACCGAATTCGACGAGGAGGAGGCCAAACGCGGCGTCCAGTTCGCGGCCGAGGGTGGCTACGCCGATAGACTCACGTTCGAGGTGGGCGACGCGATGGAGACGATAGCGCGCTACGACGGCCCCTTCGATATCGCCCTGATAGACCACCAAAAACACCGGTACGCCGACGCATATCGGGCGGTCCTCCCGAAGGTTCGGACCGGCGGCGTGATCGTCGCGGACAACATCACGCGCGGCCCCATCGAGTTCGCCGACCTCGTGGCGCACTTCGAGGACGGCGCACCGCTCCCGGACCCCGAACGCGACGCCGAGACGCGCGGCATCGGCGAGTACGTCGGCACCGTCCGCTCCGATGACGCGGTCGAGACCGCGATTCTCCCGGTCGGCTCCGGGATCGCGGTGTCGACAAAGGTGCGGTGA
- a CDS encoding metallophosphoesterase, producing MKVGLISDIHANLPALEAVLDDMPAVDRIVCGGDVIGYNPWPAECVERVRDVAAATVRGNHDRTVETPERYRANRMAEAGLEHAKASLSDGQLAWLRGLPRTAAIAGGRYLLVHSHPAAEREDAYVYPEEFGSLDRYMDEYDGIVLGHTHVQGARSVAGGVVVNPGSVGQPRDGDPDAAYAVLDAASDDVDLRRVGYDVDRVRDAVADAGLPERTADRLSQGK from the coding sequence ATGAAGGTGGGGCTCATCTCCGACATCCACGCGAACCTGCCCGCGCTCGAAGCCGTCCTCGACGACATGCCCGCCGTCGACCGGATCGTCTGTGGCGGCGACGTGATCGGGTACAACCCGTGGCCGGCCGAGTGCGTCGAGCGCGTTCGCGACGTCGCGGCAGCGACGGTTCGCGGCAACCACGATCGGACGGTTGAGACGCCCGAACGCTATCGGGCGAACCGGATGGCAGAGGCGGGGCTCGAACACGCGAAGGCGTCGCTGTCAGACGGCCAGCTCGCGTGGCTCCGCGGACTTCCGCGAACCGCGGCGATCGCGGGCGGTCGGTACCTGCTCGTTCACTCACACCCCGCGGCGGAACGCGAGGACGCCTACGTCTACCCCGAGGAGTTCGGGTCGCTCGACCGCTACATGGACGAGTACGACGGGATCGTGCTCGGCCACACGCACGTACAGGGCGCGCGCTCGGTCGCGGGCGGCGTCGTGGTCAACCCCGGCAGCGTCGGCCAGCCCCGCGACGGCGACCCCGACGCCGCCTACGCCGTCCTCGACGCCGCGAGCGACGACGTGGATCTCCGACGGGTCGGCTACGACGTCGACCGGGTTCGCGACGCGGTCGCTGACGCCGGGCTTCCGGAGCGGACTGCAGACCGGCTCTCTCAGGGAAAGTGA
- a CDS encoding NAD(P)/FAD-dependent oxidoreductase, translating to MSSSDDDYDIAVVGGGPAGLTTALYGARLGHDTVLVDRGGGRAAMMADTHNVIGVTEETSGNEFLATGREQVQSYGGTFERGFVTDVEHTDDGRFRLSLGDDELRADRVVLATGFSDERPDPPLPRTGRGLHYCLHCDAYMFVDEPVYVMGHGEAAAHVAMIMLNVTDEVDLLTRGAEPTWSDETAAQLEAHPVDVVHEDIAGVVNDPDSGWLDALEFEDGTTREYRGGFPMYGSDYNTGLAKGLGCDLTDDGAVDVDDHGRTSVEGVYAVGDVTPGHNQVPVAMGQGAKAGLAIHKELREFPRSKESIARDGPVADDEVPAISAELMATAVAHEGHAGGPREGGDQEAAAETPRADDD from the coding sequence ATGAGTTCGTCCGACGACGACTACGATATCGCGGTGGTCGGCGGCGGCCCCGCCGGGCTGACGACCGCGCTGTACGGCGCTCGATTAGGTCACGACACGGTGCTCGTCGACCGGGGCGGCGGCCGAGCGGCGATGATGGCGGACACCCACAACGTTATCGGCGTCACCGAGGAGACCTCCGGCAACGAGTTCCTCGCGACCGGTCGCGAGCAGGTGCAGTCATACGGCGGCACGTTCGAGCGCGGGTTCGTCACCGACGTCGAACACACCGACGACGGTCGGTTCCGGCTCTCGCTCGGCGACGACGAGCTTCGCGCCGACCGCGTCGTGCTCGCGACCGGGTTCTCCGATGAGCGTCCCGACCCGCCGCTCCCGCGGACCGGCAGGGGACTGCACTACTGCCTCCACTGTGACGCCTACATGTTCGTCGACGAGCCGGTGTACGTGATGGGACACGGCGAGGCGGCCGCCCACGTCGCGATGATCATGCTCAACGTCACCGACGAGGTGGACCTTCTGACCCGCGGCGCGGAGCCGACGTGGAGCGACGAGACCGCGGCCCAACTGGAGGCGCACCCGGTCGACGTCGTTCACGAGGACATCGCCGGCGTGGTAAACGATCCCGACTCCGGCTGGCTCGACGCCTTGGAGTTCGAGGACGGGACGACCCGCGAGTACCGTGGCGGCTTCCCGATGTACGGCTCCGATTACAACACCGGGCTCGCGAAGGGGCTCGGCTGCGATCTCACCGACGACGGCGCGGTCGACGTCGACGACCACGGCCGTACGAGCGTCGAGGGCGTGTACGCCGTCGGCGACGTGACGCCCGGGCACAATCAGGTGCCCGTCGCGATGGGACAGGGCGCGAAGGCCGGACTCGCGATCCACAAGGAACTTCGCGAGTTCCCCCGCTCGAAGGAGTCGATCGCCCGCGACGGTCCCGTCGCGGACGACGAGGTGCCCGCCATCTCAGCCGAACTCATGGCGACCGCCGTCGCTCACGAGGGCCACGCGGGCGGGCCGCGCGAGGGAGGGGATCAGGAGGCGGCCGCCGAGACGCCGCGGGCCGACGACGACTGA
- a CDS encoding MTH865 family protein — protein sequence MSDVRSELREQFLDAFDGADYPVESQMDLVPVLPDGPTTTFEAGDVRVTAMELASKLGGEQEFPYESAEALVDDILDGLEAKGLI from the coding sequence ATGAGCGACGTGAGATCTGAGCTTCGCGAACAGTTCTTGGACGCCTTCGACGGCGCGGACTACCCGGTCGAGTCCCAGATGGACCTCGTCCCGGTGCTCCCCGACGGTCCGACGACGACGTTCGAGGCCGGAGACGTGCGCGTCACCGCGATGGAGTTAGCCTCGAAACTCGGCGGCGAACAGGAGTTCCCGTACGAGTCGGCGGAGGCGCTCGTCGACGACATCCTCGACGGGCTCGAAGCGAAGGGTCTGATCTGA
- a CDS encoding J domain-containing protein, with amino-acid sequence MAVESVTALPTWVLLGVAAGIVASGVVALVFYLGDRLIAPGGTASDGRQHAGDERRRREIRDYLTATDIRFTEDHALGEVGVPFYLPERDVAITFDAHDYFRLEGEGVYTVLCEHEMPGRGLGRRLPFDVTEPDWGERKGAAGSAPDPVAAAFDELDVPRDADGDEVKRAYRERVKETHPDQGGDEESFRRVREAYATARNHVDERGGRSGTSREADAPSRRRRGRRSRRAEPPTGFGR; translated from the coding sequence GTGGCCGTCGAATCCGTCACCGCGCTGCCGACGTGGGTCCTCCTCGGGGTCGCGGCCGGCATCGTCGCCTCCGGCGTCGTCGCGCTCGTCTTCTACCTCGGCGACAGGCTCATCGCTCCCGGTGGGACGGCGAGCGACGGCCGACAGCACGCGGGCGACGAGCGCCGCCGCCGCGAGATCCGAGACTACCTGACCGCGACGGACATCCGGTTCACCGAGGATCACGCGCTCGGCGAGGTCGGCGTTCCGTTTTATCTACCCGAGCGCGACGTCGCCATCACGTTCGACGCGCACGACTACTTCAGACTGGAGGGAGAAGGCGTGTACACGGTGCTCTGTGAACACGAGATGCCCGGCCGCGGGCTCGGCCGCCGGTTGCCCTTCGACGTGACCGAGCCCGACTGGGGAGAACGGAAGGGTGCCGCCGGGTCGGCTCCCGATCCGGTCGCCGCCGCGTTCGACGAGCTTGACGTCCCCCGCGACGCCGACGGCGACGAGGTGAAACGCGCGTACCGCGAGCGCGTCAAGGAGACGCACCCCGACCAGGGCGGCGACGAGGAGTCGTTCCGACGCGTCCGAGAGGCGTACGCGACGGCTCGAAACCACGTCGACGAACGCGGCGGCCGGAGCGGCACATCCCGTGAGGCCGACGCGCCGAGCCGACGGAGGCGAGGCCGTCGCTCCCGTCGCGCCGAGCCGCCGACCGGATTCGGGCGGTGA
- a CDS encoding iron-sulfur cluster assembly protein: MSGSRTNTGGDAGAADTADAAELTDGPRTAAIRDRLDRVEDPELARSIVELDYVDTIEADGGRVLVQFTLPTAWCSPAFAWMMAVDARDEVESLAWVETARIELCDHMHDEEITTGVNARDTFGETFPDADGGVAEVRAAIADKARVSRQREAIATLLDAGVDPAQIVALDRDDVTLDGEAAHVELDGFSVVVDRDPIETYVNRAAESGHVTDAGDTLFLTPEGDRIAPDRLDRVQKRARLADVNMSGQGAVCDALHRARHGSDDESG, translated from the coding sequence ATGTCTGGAAGCCGCACAAATACCGGCGGGGATGCCGGAGCCGCCGACACCGCCGACGCCGCGGAGCTGACGGACGGCCCGCGGACTGCGGCGATTCGCGACAGACTCGACCGCGTCGAGGACCCGGAACTGGCCCGGTCGATCGTCGAACTCGACTACGTCGACACGATCGAGGCCGACGGCGGACGCGTGCTCGTGCAGTTCACCCTGCCGACCGCGTGGTGTTCGCCGGCGTTCGCGTGGATGATGGCCGTCGACGCCCGCGACGAGGTCGAGTCGCTCGCGTGGGTCGAGACCGCGCGGATCGAACTGTGCGACCACATGCACGACGAGGAGATCACCACCGGCGTCAACGCCCGCGACACCTTCGGCGAGACGTTCCCGGACGCCGACGGCGGCGTCGCCGAAGTCAGGGCCGCCATCGCCGACAAGGCCCGGGTCTCGCGACAGCGCGAGGCGATCGCGACGCTGCTCGACGCCGGCGTCGACCCGGCGCAGATCGTCGCGCTCGACCGCGACGACGTGACGCTCGACGGCGAGGCCGCGCACGTCGAACTCGACGGGTTCTCCGTCGTCGTCGACCGCGACCCGATCGAGACGTACGTGAACCGGGCGGCCGAAAGCGGCCACGTCACCGACGCCGGTGACACGCTGTTTCTGACGCCCGAGGGCGATCGGATCGCGCCCGACAGGCTCGACCGGGTCCAGAAGCGCGCCCGCCTCGCCGACGTCAACATGAGCGGACAGGGCGCGGTGTGCGACGCGCTCCACAGGGCTCGCCACGGGTCGGACGACGAGAGCGGATAA
- a CDS encoding amidohydrolase family protein: MYEMAGEEIFVIDGHVHLWDARTENITHEGGEQFIQCFYDYHTGFTPEEKQWDMEEYRHYGADRMATDLFGNAAADMAIFQPTYLTEFYDEGFNTTEQNAELAEEYPERFVLNGSFDPRDGEEGLRYLEHLKEEYDIPGVKLYTAAWRGDSKGWRLDSDDAFEFLEKCADLGIENINAHKGPTIRPLNRDAFDVKDIDDAASSFPELNFIVNHVGLPRLDDFCWIAAQEPNVYGGLAVASAMSTNRKRKFGEIMGELLYWLGEDRILFGSDYALWNPDWLVDQVMNAELTDEQRDEYGVELDVDTMKKVMGENAARLYDIDIEEKKRQFRDDAVTERFDLADHYGGDAGAAAD; encoded by the coding sequence ATGTACGAGATGGCCGGTGAGGAGATCTTCGTCATCGACGGGCACGTCCACCTGTGGGACGCTCGCACGGAGAACATCACGCACGAGGGGGGCGAGCAGTTCATCCAGTGTTTCTACGATTATCACACGGGATTCACGCCGGAGGAGAAGCAGTGGGACATGGAGGAGTACCGTCACTACGGCGCAGACCGGATGGCGACCGACCTGTTCGGGAACGCGGCGGCCGACATGGCGATTTTCCAGCCCACGTACCTCACGGAGTTCTACGACGAGGGGTTCAACACGACGGAACAGAACGCCGAACTCGCGGAGGAGTACCCGGAGCGATTCGTCTTGAACGGGAGCTTCGATCCCCGTGACGGCGAGGAGGGCCTGCGCTACCTCGAACACCTCAAAGAGGAGTACGACATCCCCGGCGTAAAGCTGTACACGGCCGCGTGGCGCGGCGATTCGAAGGGGTGGCGGCTTGACAGCGACGACGCCTTCGAGTTCCTAGAGAAGTGCGCCGACCTCGGGATCGAGAACATCAACGCCCACAAGGGACCGACGATCCGGCCGCTCAACCGCGACGCCTTCGACGTGAAAGACATCGACGACGCGGCCTCGTCGTTCCCCGAACTCAACTTCATCGTCAACCACGTGGGACTCCCGCGGCTCGACGACTTCTGTTGGATCGCGGCCCAGGAGCCGAACGTCTACGGCGGGCTCGCGGTCGCGTCGGCGATGTCGACGAACCGGAAACGGAAGTTCGGCGAAATCATGGGCGAGCTGCTCTACTGGCTCGGCGAAGACCGGATCCTGTTCGGCTCCGACTACGCGCTGTGGAACCCCGACTGGCTCGTCGATCAGGTGATGAACGCCGAACTCACAGACGAGCAGCGCGACGAGTACGGCGTCGAACTCGACGTCGACACGATGAAGAAGGTCATGGGCGAGAACGCCGCCCGGCTGTACGACATCGACATCGAGGAGAAGAAACGCCAGTTCCGCGACGACGCCGTCACCGAGCGGTTCGATCTGGCCGACCACTACGGCGGCGACGCGGGGGCCGCGGCGGACTGA
- a CDS encoding NAD(P)-dependent alcohol dehydrogenase: protein MQAARLHEYTDDMTEGLQIDEVDRPHATGASDVIVEVEGAGWCQTDNHIIEGMWEEYVPQDLPMTLGHENAGTVVETGEDVEIVSEGDAVICHPVQTCGTCRPCRLGETMYCENDAFNGLTTDGGFADYLHTSERSVIPLPGGVDPVDIAPHADAGITAYHAAKKAVGELNPGDHAVVIGIGGLGHIGLQCLDAMSAARITAVDVKDAALDLADRYGADHLVNPTEADVPAEVESITDGTGAAQVLDFVGADQTTAYAPDVTAAGGDHHIIGYGGHIHEPSQALVNGEFSFVGNIVGRYAELQELVALVEQGDVDLHTSRYDLGDVNTVAEKLEHGEIDGRAVITP, encoded by the coding sequence ATGCAAGCTGCCCGACTCCACGAGTACACGGACGACATGACGGAGGGACTGCAGATCGACGAGGTCGACCGGCCGCACGCGACCGGAGCCAGCGACGTGATAGTCGAGGTCGAGGGCGCGGGCTGGTGTCAGACCGACAATCACATCATTGAGGGGATGTGGGAGGAGTACGTTCCACAGGACCTCCCGATGACCTTGGGCCACGAGAACGCGGGGACCGTGGTCGAGACGGGCGAAGACGTCGAGATCGTCTCCGAAGGCGACGCAGTGATCTGTCACCCCGTACAGACCTGCGGCACCTGTCGGCCCTGCCGACTCGGCGAGACGATGTACTGCGAGAACGACGCGTTCAACGGGCTGACGACGGACGGCGGCTTCGCCGACTACCTTCACACCAGCGAGCGCTCCGTGATCCCGCTCCCGGGCGGCGTCGATCCGGTGGATATCGCGCCGCACGCCGACGCCGGCATCACGGCGTACCACGCGGCGAAGAAGGCGGTCGGCGAGTTGAATCCCGGCGACCACGCGGTCGTCATCGGCATCGGGGGACTCGGCCACATCGGGCTCCAGTGTCTCGACGCGATGAGCGCGGCGCGGATCACCGCGGTCGACGTGAAAGACGCCGCGCTCGATCTCGCCGACCGATACGGTGCCGACCATCTCGTCAACCCGACCGAGGCCGACGTGCCTGCCGAAGTCGAGTCCATCACCGACGGGACGGGTGCCGCGCAGGTGCTGGACTTCGTCGGCGCGGACCAGACGACAGCCTACGCGCCCGACGTCACCGCCGCCGGCGGCGACCACCATATCATCGGCTACGGCGGCCACATCCACGAGCCGTCACAGGCGCTCGTGAACGGCGAGTTCTCGTTCGTCGGCAACATCGTCGGACGGTACGCCGAACTGCAGGAACTCGTCGCGCTCGTCGAGCAGGGCGACGTGGATCTGCACACCAGCCGGTACGACCTCGGCGACGTGAACACCGTCGCAGAAAAGCTCGAACACGGCGAGATCGACGGCCGCGCCGTGATCACGCCGTAG